In the Malaya genurostris strain Urasoe2022 chromosome 1, Malgen_1.1, whole genome shotgun sequence genome, one interval contains:
- the LOC131427079 gene encoding uncharacterized protein LOC131427079, giving the protein MVWLPEEDVFSFSLTLREDHMPLLAGEIVPTKRQLLSVVMSIYDPNGLVAAFVIHGKILIQDVWRSGIDWNDSIPVELLCRWKRWVAVLQKIESVKVPRCYFKNHHPENLKNLELHIFVDASVKAYSAVSYFRIVEQELVRCALVACKTKVAPLQPLSIPRLELQAAVIGSRLRKTITKGHSLKIWRVVFWTDSKTTLQWIRSKDLRRYRPYVAFRVNEILTLSKTVEWRYCPSRLNVADEATKWIKKFYMCHKFLYHHEDKWPQDCIDIVDKAVEETQSAFVFGHFIMKPVIHLERYSKWERLL; this is encoded by the coding sequence ATGGTGTGGTTGCCGGAAGAAGATGTGTTCTCATTCTCTTTAACCCTTCGCGAGGACCACATGCCGCTGTTGGCGGGAGAAATAGTCCCGACTAAGAGACAATTATTGAGCGTGGTTATGAGTATATACGATCCAAACGGATTAGTCGCTGCGTTTGTCATCCACGGAAAGATATTAATTCAGGATGTGTGGCGATCAGGTATTGACTGGAACGACTCGATACCCGTCGAGCTCTTATGTCGCTGGAAACGGTGGGTTGCAGTTTTACAGAAGATAGAGAGCGTCAAGGTCCCACGCTGTTATTTCAAGAATCATCAtccggaaaatttgaaaaacttagaGCTTCATATCTTCGTTGACGCTAGTGTAAAAGCGTACTCTGCTGTGTCTTATTTTCGTATCGTTGAACAGGAACTCGTTCGGTGTGCACTGGTAGCATGCAAAACGAAAGTCGCCCCATTACAACCACTTTCTATTCCACGTCTCGAGCTTCAAGCAGCTGTCATTGGATCTCGTTTGCGTAAAACTATCACTAAAGGCCACTCTCTCAAAATTTGGCGAGTCGTATTTTGGACAGATTCTAAAACGACCCTCCAATGGATTAGATCAAAGGACCTTCGCCGGTATCGACCCTATGTTGCTTTCCGTGTAAACGAAATTCTAACATTGTCAAAGACAGTAGAATGGAGATATTGCCCATCGCGCTTAAACGTTGCAGACGAAGCTACGAAATGGATTAAGAAGTTCTACATGTGCCATAAGTTTCTGTACCACCATGAAGATAAATGGCCCCAAGACTGCATTGACATTGTGGATAAGGCTGTCGAAGAGACACAGTCAGCGTTTGTGTTTGGTCACTTTATTATGAAACCAGTGATACATCTAGAACGGTATTCCAAATGGGAAAGGTTACTATGA